Proteins encoded in a region of the Funiculus sociatus GB2-C1 genome:
- a CDS encoding DUF3318 domain-containing protein, which produces MNPEPEIRRLLDVMPASGRMLTKIVSKPQQPQVIDSPFPQPWAQDRTIYINFDLWRRLSQPQRDLLILRTVSWLIGIKWFKPDIYQGVTLAGVLGAMVELVQGDAVGVVVAGGMSAIALSQIFRNSRSSQSQLDADEAAIKVAIRRGYSEAEAARQMLSAIEAVANIEGRLSLDFTELIRCQNLRAIAGLSAVGVPESIKQE; this is translated from the coding sequence ATGAATCCAGAGCCTGAAATTCGCCGCTTATTAGATGTCATGCCTGCATCTGGTCGGATGTTGACGAAAATTGTCAGCAAACCGCAGCAACCGCAGGTGATTGATAGCCCCTTTCCCCAACCTTGGGCGCAGGATCGAACGATTTACATCAATTTCGATCTATGGCGGCGCTTGTCTCAGCCGCAGCGAGATTTGCTAATTTTACGCACAGTCTCCTGGTTGATAGGCATTAAGTGGTTCAAGCCCGACATTTATCAAGGTGTGACGCTGGCTGGGGTTTTAGGGGCGATGGTGGAACTTGTGCAGGGGGATGCTGTCGGTGTAGTGGTGGCTGGAGGAATGAGCGCGATCGCGCTATCCCAAATTTTCCGCAATTCTCGCAGTTCTCAGTCGCAACTGGATGCGGATGAAGCGGCAATTAAGGTGGCGATTAGGCGGGGTTATTCTGAAGCTGAAGCTGCTCGACAGATGTTGTCTGCTATTGAAGCTGTGGCTAACATCGAAGGTCGTCTTAGTTTGGATTTTACCGAGTTGATTCGTTGTCAGAATTTGCGAGCGATCGCTGGTTTATCAGCGGTTGGTGTTCCTGAGTCTATTAAGCAGGAATAA
- a CDS encoding glycosyltransferase family 39 protein, with amino-acid sequence MSSNSKLKIQNSKFPLLLLVVWIGIGTGLRLMNLALKSPWTDEFSTLTFSLGNSFTGVPLDQAIALDTLLQPLIPSAAAGIGDVIHHLLTESNHPPLYFVLTHLWLQLFPPPVNGGMEGLVSLWGARSLAALLGVASIPAVYALARFAFRSQLVGQMAAAMMAVSPYGIFLAQEARHYTLAMLWVIASLGCLVVAVRHIQRQKPLPIWLVLVWVGVNTLGIASHYFFALTLCAEAVALIAIVWREMNRPDTENAEERQGIAGMKKASLEKGDLFTPRFLLPLVAVAAGTLAGGLVWVPVFLQNSYGGKLTEWIQGDRVGLAWLSPVFQAIAAWITMISLLPVEASQLPLVIASVVVMVIFFFRALPMLYRGLKVQRQRHQNTWLFEAFVWSAIALFFVFTYFLGIDLTRGARYNFVYFPAVIVVVGASLAASWEDKGKTAVVLIWLMGLLSGITVVTNLGYQKYYRPDLLAPIIQQNSQAPVLIATTRKTHVQNGEMMGIAWEFKRQGLPQNPQFLLAHQDKNPKTSTIALQKTLATLPRPLDLWLVNFHAPIELNGCVQNPLSSPAVDGYDYKLYRC; translated from the coding sequence ATGAGTTCTAACTCAAAACTCAAAATTCAAAACTCAAAATTCCCACTCCTGCTGCTAGTGGTGTGGATAGGAATTGGAACTGGCTTGCGCTTGATGAATCTGGCTCTTAAGTCGCCTTGGACTGATGAGTTTTCTACGCTCACTTTTAGTCTGGGCAATAGTTTTACGGGGGTTCCTCTAGATCAAGCGATCGCTCTCGATACTCTTCTGCAACCACTTATACCTAGCGCAGCAGCAGGTATAGGTGATGTAATTCATCACTTACTTACTGAGAGTAACCATCCACCACTCTACTTTGTGCTAACTCACTTGTGGCTGCAACTGTTTCCTCCTCCCGTCAACGGAGGGATGGAAGGATTGGTTTCTTTGTGGGGGGCGCGATCGCTTGCTGCGCTTCTGGGTGTAGCCTCGATTCCTGCTGTCTACGCACTAGCACGGTTTGCTTTTCGCTCCCAGTTAGTCGGGCAAATGGCGGCGGCAATGATGGCAGTTTCTCCCTACGGCATCTTCCTGGCGCAGGAAGCTCGTCATTACACTCTGGCAATGTTATGGGTGATTGCTTCTTTGGGGTGCTTGGTGGTCGCTGTAAGGCACATTCAGCGTCAGAAACCACTGCCAATCTGGTTGGTGCTGGTTTGGGTAGGGGTGAATACTTTAGGTATTGCTAGTCATTATTTCTTCGCTCTTACCTTGTGTGCGGAAGCTGTGGCGTTAATTGCCATAGTTTGGCGAGAAATGAACCGTCCAGACACAGAGAACGCAGAGGAAAGACAAGGAATTGCGGGAATGAAAAAAGCTTCCCTTGAAAAAGGGGATCTGTTTACTCCTCGGTTTCTACTTCCATTGGTTGCGGTTGCTGCGGGTACGCTGGCGGGAGGATTAGTTTGGGTGCCAGTATTTTTGCAGAACAGTTATGGAGGTAAGCTTACTGAATGGATTCAAGGCGATCGCGTCGGCCTTGCTTGGCTGAGTCCAGTGTTTCAGGCGATCGCCGCTTGGATAACTATGATATCTCTGCTACCAGTGGAGGCAAGTCAGTTACCTTTAGTAATTGCTTCTGTGGTGGTGATGGTGATTTTCTTTTTTCGGGCGCTACCCATGCTATATCGCGGTCTAAAAGTCCAGCGGCAGCGCCATCAAAATACTTGGTTATTTGAGGCTTTCGTCTGGAGTGCGATCGCGTTGTTTTTCGTCTTTACCTATTTTCTCGGTATCGACCTCACGCGGGGCGCACGGTATAACTTTGTCTATTTTCCGGCTGTAATAGTGGTAGTGGGAGCTAGTCTTGCCGCTTCTTGGGAAGATAAAGGGAAAACAGCCGTTGTTCTAATTTGGCTGATGGGACTTTTGAGCGGAATAACAGTAGTCACTAATTTAGGCTATCAAAAATATTATCGTCCCGACCTTTTAGCACCAATAATTCAACAAAATTCTCAAGCGCCCGTGCTAATTGCCACCACCCGCAAAACCCACGTACAAAATGGAGAAATGATGGGAATAGCTTGGGAATTTAAACGTCAAGGTTTGCCACAAAATCCCCAATTTCTCTTAGCCCATCAAGACAAAAATCCCAAAACCTCAACAATTGCCTTGCAAAAAACTTTAGCTACTTTGCCGCGACCCCTAGATTTGTGGCTAGTAAATTTCCACGCACCAATAGAATTAAACGGATGCGTTCAAAACCCTTTATCTTCTCCCGCAGTAGATGGCTATGACTATAAACTCTATCGCTGCTAA
- a CDS encoding glycosyltransferase yields the protein MANWSVTQPHFLLPVPLGALQIPEAQTASKNTSTSLIRLSLVIPTYNEGENIEYIIQLLSLLLDAVLPNAYELIVVDDDSPDLTWKVALSLVSKYPQIRVMRRVEERGLSTAVIRGWQVARGEVLGVIDGDLQHPPELLLQLWGKMQRGADLAVASRHVENGGVSDWSIVRRFLSRGAQLIGLMVLPGVVGRVSDPMSGYFLVRRDCLAGKMLNPLGYKILLEVLGRGNISWIAEVGYVFQERQEGMSKVTWKQYVEYLRHLLKLRFSLWPVGRFIRFGAVGLSGVFVHMAVFYLLRSELEWGLTRSAVIAAEVAIINNFLWNDRWTFGDISSQQKGWSKRFKRLLKFNIVCLTGLVLNVTILNLLFNLLGINEYIANLIAIATVTFWNFWINLKLSWRVTEVR from the coding sequence ATGGCGAATTGGTCTGTTACACAACCTCACTTCCTTTTGCCCGTCCCCTTGGGTGCATTGCAAATTCCTGAAGCCCAAACAGCTTCTAAGAATACAAGCACTAGCCTGATTCGTTTATCTCTAGTGATTCCTACTTATAACGAAGGTGAAAACATTGAGTACATAATTCAGTTATTGAGCCTGCTGCTGGATGCAGTTCTCCCTAATGCCTACGAACTGATCGTCGTCGATGATGATAGCCCAGACCTTACCTGGAAAGTTGCCCTGTCACTCGTCAGCAAATATCCCCAAATACGGGTGATGCGGCGAGTTGAGGAACGGGGACTTTCTACTGCCGTGATTCGCGGTTGGCAGGTAGCGAGGGGAGAAGTGTTAGGCGTGATTGATGGCGATCTCCAGCATCCCCCAGAGTTGTTATTGCAGCTGTGGGGAAAAATGCAGCGGGGAGCAGATTTGGCAGTTGCCAGTCGTCATGTGGAAAACGGCGGCGTAAGCGATTGGAGTATTGTGCGGCGGTTTTTGTCCCGTGGGGCGCAGTTAATTGGGTTAATGGTGCTGCCTGGGGTGGTTGGTCGCGTTTCTGACCCGATGAGTGGATACTTTTTAGTGCGCCGCGACTGTCTTGCTGGCAAAATGCTCAATCCGCTGGGTTACAAAATTTTGCTTGAGGTGCTGGGTCGAGGAAATATCAGTTGGATTGCCGAGGTAGGCTACGTATTTCAAGAGCGGCAGGAGGGGATGAGCAAGGTAACTTGGAAACAATACGTGGAGTATTTGCGACATCTGCTGAAGTTACGTTTTTCCCTCTGGCCTGTGGGTCGGTTTATTCGCTTTGGTGCGGTGGGTTTAAGTGGGGTGTTTGTCCATATGGCAGTGTTTTATCTGTTGCGTAGCGAGTTGGAATGGGGATTAACTCGCAGTGCAGTTATTGCGGCTGAAGTGGCAATTATCAATAATTTCTTGTGGAATGATCGCTGGACGTTTGGGGATATCAGCAGTCAGCAAAAGGGCTGGAGCAAGCGCTTTAAACGGCTGTTGAAATTTAATATTGTCTGTTTGACGGGGCTGGTGTTGAATGTGACGATTCTAAATTTGCTGTTTAATTTGTTGGGAATCAACGAATATATAGCGAATCTGATTGCGATCGCTACTGTCACATTCTGGAATTTCTGGATTAACCTCAAACTTAGCTGGCGGGTGACGGAAGTCAGGTAG
- a CDS encoding glycosyltransferase family 2 protein — MSSGINSVELSVIVPVYNEELNIDYLFERLLSVLETLDTSYEIVCVNDGSKDNTLKCLIEHHHRNPVIKVVNLSRNFGKEVALSAGLDYTTGAAVVPIDADLQDPPELIKELVEKWREGYDVVYATRRSRGEESWLKQMTANAFYKIIGKMSRVPIPRNTGDFRLLDRRVVEAIKQMPERTRFMKGLFAWVGFKQTSVLFDRPQRYKGTTTWNYWRLWNFAIDGITSFSFLPLKVWSYVGVTISLLSFVYATFLIYRTLLYGVDLPGYASIMVAILFLGGIQLVTLGIIGEYLSRVYEEVKGRPLYLVRDAYGFKNNGEEGIGNRE, encoded by the coding sequence ATGTCCTCAGGTATAAACTCTGTAGAACTCTCTGTGATAGTTCCTGTTTACAACGAGGAGCTAAATATTGACTACTTGTTTGAACGACTGCTATCTGTGCTGGAAACCTTGGACACTAGCTATGAGATAGTTTGCGTCAATGATGGCAGTAAGGATAATACCCTGAAGTGTCTAATTGAACATCATCATCGTAATCCAGTTATTAAAGTAGTCAACTTGTCTCGCAACTTCGGCAAAGAAGTTGCCCTCAGCGCCGGACTCGACTATACTACTGGTGCCGCCGTGGTGCCGATTGATGCCGACCTGCAAGATCCGCCAGAGTTAATTAAAGAACTCGTGGAAAAATGGCGCGAAGGCTATGACGTAGTTTATGCGACCAGGCGATCGCGTGGAGAAGAAAGCTGGCTGAAGCAAATGACAGCCAATGCTTTCTACAAAATAATTGGCAAAATGAGTCGCGTCCCCATCCCCCGCAATACCGGAGACTTTCGCTTGCTAGATCGGCGTGTGGTTGAAGCCATCAAGCAAATGCCAGAACGCACCCGGTTTATGAAAGGATTATTTGCCTGGGTAGGTTTTAAGCAAACATCCGTACTTTTTGACCGTCCCCAACGTTACAAAGGAACCACTACCTGGAACTATTGGCGTTTGTGGAACTTTGCCATTGATGGCATTACCTCTTTTAGCTTTCTCCCCTTGAAAGTTTGGAGTTACGTAGGCGTTACCATTTCTCTATTGTCATTTGTCTACGCCACTTTTTTAATTTATCGGACTTTGCTCTATGGGGTCGATCTTCCTGGTTATGCCTCGATAATGGTAGCGATTCTATTTCTGGGAGGCATTCAGCTAGTAACTCTGGGTATCATTGGCGAGTATCTTAGTCGGGTCTACGAAGAAGTCAAAGGACGACCGCTTTATTTAGTGCGAGACGCTTATGGCTTTAAAAATAATGGGGAAGAGGGAATTGGTAATAGGGAATAG
- a CDS encoding TVP38/TMEM64 family protein: MLNFKSGIFLLTSVCIIVTAIAVYLLGGIDPAQLQASLNKAGIWAPIIYIALYTVATLLILPSTALNLTSGAIFGPWLGTLWTTIAAVIAAVVAFAFTRTVGREFVARKLAGRLAAIDAEMIQGGLFYMFAVRLQPIIPYGLVNFAAGLTSVRFRDYLLGTILGTVPGVLPFVMLGSYGLRALRTGDFLPLIGALLLAAMLVGGATWYYRRRSDPRKALLEKERGETKE, translated from the coding sequence ATGTTGAATTTTAAAAGCGGCATTTTCCTACTTACTTCCGTCTGCATTATTGTGACTGCGATCGCAGTATATCTGCTGGGAGGCATCGATCCCGCGCAACTTCAGGCAAGCCTGAATAAAGCTGGCATCTGGGCACCGATTATTTATATCGCCCTGTATACCGTGGCAACGCTGTTAATATTGCCTTCAACGGCACTCAATCTCACCAGTGGCGCAATTTTTGGCCCTTGGCTGGGGACGCTTTGGACGACTATTGCCGCTGTGATTGCCGCTGTAGTGGCTTTTGCCTTTACGCGCACGGTCGGACGCGAATTTGTTGCCCGAAAGCTGGCTGGGCGCTTAGCTGCCATCGATGCGGAGATGATTCAGGGGGGATTGTTCTATATGTTTGCCGTTCGGCTACAGCCAATTATTCCCTACGGCTTAGTCAATTTTGCCGCTGGTTTAACGTCAGTCCGCTTTCGGGACTACCTTCTGGGAACAATTCTGGGAACAGTTCCGGGAGTGCTGCCGTTTGTAATGTTGGGCAGTTATGGTTTGCGAGCGTTGAGAACGGGTGATTTTTTGCCTCTAATCGGGGCGTTGCTGTTAGCGGCGATGCTGGTTGGGGGTGCCACATGGTATTATCGTCGCCGCAGCGATCCACGCAAGGCTTTATTAGAAAAAGAGCGTGGGGAAACTAAGGAGTGA
- a CDS encoding OmpA family protein produces the protein MTEDATFAKANTSPRQSRGKGRFIQALGWRLLLLLVGGGLAGLFGIVVATLFPDLNAEVPLVVRVLRLKQPQPSSAVRMIPSQLSIEQRQQLQSELQQLQLDLQGIRDRTSSLETQLGSDRANVPLEARLAAIEGQLQGKSLPITSQPTASVPGSPSDALKVTLPTDSLFKGTERVLLPEAPVILDAAIADLRNYQDATIHIAAHTDDAGEAKDNTEKSFLLARTVEQYLSTALGKQYRMVVIGYGESFPLVINDSDTNRQRNRRIELIVISH, from the coding sequence GTGACAGAAGACGCAACATTTGCTAAGGCTAATACTTCCCCTCGCCAATCTAGGGGCAAGGGTCGATTTATACAGGCTTTAGGGTGGCGGCTGCTGCTACTCTTGGTTGGAGGTGGTTTGGCTGGGCTTTTTGGTATTGTTGTCGCCACGTTATTTCCTGACTTAAATGCAGAAGTGCCTCTGGTGGTCAGAGTGCTACGCCTCAAACAGCCGCAGCCATCAAGTGCTGTTAGGATGATACCGTCACAGCTCAGTATAGAGCAAAGGCAACAACTACAATCTGAGTTACAACAGTTGCAGCTTGATTTACAGGGAATACGCGATCGCACTAGCAGCCTGGAAACTCAACTTGGTAGCGATCGCGCCAACGTTCCCCTAGAAGCGCGATTAGCTGCCATCGAAGGGCAACTTCAAGGCAAAAGCCTTCCCATTACCAGTCAACCAACCGCCTCTGTGCCTGGATCGCCATCGGATGCCTTGAAAGTAACACTGCCCACGGATAGTTTATTTAAAGGTACTGAGAGGGTTTTGCTCCCAGAGGCCCCGGTGATTTTGGACGCAGCGATCGCTGATTTGCGTAATTACCAAGATGCCACAATTCATATTGCTGCCCACACTGATGACGCTGGGGAAGCCAAAGATAATACCGAAAAATCATTTTTACTCGCTAGAACAGTTGAACAGTATTTATCTACCGCTTTGGGTAAGCAATACCGTATGGTTGTTATTGGCTACGGCGAAAGTTTTCCCTTAGTAATTAATGATAGCGATACCAACCGACAGCGTAACCGCCGCATTGAATTAATAGTTATTAGCCATTAG
- the fmt gene encoding methionyl-tRNA formyltransferase — MKVIFFGTPQFAVPTLERLLSNPEFEVLGVVTQPDKRRGRGNQMMPSPVKSVALSHQIRVWQPPRIKKDEETLTQLQETGADVFVVVAYGQILSQQILDMPSLGCINVHGSILPKYRGAAPIQWCLYHGEIETGITTMLMDAGMDTGAMLLKASTPIGLLDNAQDLQERLAGVGADLLVETLRKLNQEIELIPQDASEATYAPLIKKPDYSIDWSKEAIALHNQIRGFFPDCVARFRGNPLKIIATAPLGSAYGSLPPELEALQQECQALSSLSVHPGEVVNIVKGMGPIVQTGDGLLLLREVQLSGKRTQSGWDFANGTRLAVGEVIESFEL; from the coding sequence ATGAAAGTAATATTTTTTGGCACCCCACAGTTTGCTGTACCAACTTTAGAAAGGCTATTAAGCAATCCAGAATTTGAGGTTTTGGGCGTTGTCACGCAACCAGATAAGCGGCGGGGACGGGGCAATCAAATGATGCCTTCACCAGTAAAAAGTGTAGCTTTATCACATCAGATCAGAGTTTGGCAACCCCCGCGGATAAAAAAAGACGAGGAAACTCTTACCCAGCTACAGGAGACGGGGGCTGATGTGTTTGTGGTTGTTGCTTACGGGCAAATTCTCTCCCAACAAATTCTGGATATGCCTTCATTGGGTTGCATCAACGTACACGGCTCGATTTTACCGAAGTATCGGGGTGCTGCCCCGATCCAATGGTGTCTCTATCATGGCGAGATAGAAACCGGAATCACGACGATGCTGATGGATGCGGGGATGGATACCGGTGCTATGCTCTTGAAAGCTTCTACTCCGATTGGGCTGTTAGACAATGCCCAAGATTTGCAAGAAAGGCTGGCTGGTGTAGGAGCAGATTTGTTAGTGGAAACTCTCCGGAAGTTGAATCAAGAAATTGAACTAATCCCCCAAGATGCTTCTGAGGCGACATATGCGCCGCTGATTAAAAAGCCGGATTATTCTATCGATTGGTCGAAAGAAGCGATCGCATTACACAACCAAATCAGAGGATTTTTCCCGGACTGTGTGGCGAGATTTCGGGGTAATCCTCTCAAAATCATTGCTACTGCTCCCCTTGGCTCGGCTTATGGGTCATTGCCACCAGAATTAGAGGCATTACAGCAAGAATGCCAAGCCTTATCTTCCCTTTCAGTTCATCCCGGTGAAGTGGTGAATATTGTCAAGGGAATGGGGCCCATTGTTCAAACCGGGGATGGACTGTTGCTACTGCGGGAAGTGCAGCTATCTGGAAAACGCACTCAGTCTGGTTGGGACTTTGCCAATGGCACTCGTTTGGCGGTGGGGGAAGTTATAGAGAGTTTTGAGTTATGA
- a CDS encoding DUF6464 family protein yields MEPYSLPTELILTHPRQSLGNLDLDWTPQPGNYLDVAGKTYAVLERRHRYQYKAGRYRLHKIALYVQSAQRPTEKSFVKGRWVIGDARCRFNAHSELIRCAVNPEGPCDRCRSFESAEC; encoded by the coding sequence ATGGAGCCATACTCTTTACCCACAGAGCTGATTTTGACGCATCCACGTCAGTCTCTCGGCAACCTCGATCTAGATTGGACACCGCAACCGGGTAACTATCTAGATGTAGCAGGTAAAACTTACGCTGTTTTAGAACGTCGCCACCGCTACCAGTACAAGGCGGGACGCTATCGATTACATAAAATCGCGCTTTACGTGCAGTCAGCGCAACGTCCGACAGAGAAAAGCTTTGTAAAGGGGCGCTGGGTAATTGGGGATGCTAGATGCCGCTTTAATGCTCACTCAGAGCTAATTCGCTGTGCGGTTAATCCAGAGGGGCCATGCGATCGCTGCCGTTCATTTGAAAGTGCTGAGTGCTAA
- a CDS encoding KGK domain-containing protein, translating to MDNQFDSLSKGEVLSVDDSAQILIGHRTFRVGEFAEAIRTQLEYGLGGWTEEKDGWFSEQGISCEVLRFGSNGWQKGKVRFTLEFSPEDSDAPQPPATRASQPVQVQAPPPAAIEEDELVAAPTAFIYEEEVILVEGPFAEDELDLSGTPVFAEDELDLAETPVFDENELDLAETPVFDENELDMTISPVFDENELDLSGTPVFDENELDMTISPVFDENELDLSGMTGMQDDELDFAELSQNNETEDNAADSLLDDVWQDMNQGNWQNQ from the coding sequence GTGGATAATCAATTCGACTCATTATCAAAAGGCGAAGTTCTCTCTGTTGATGATTCTGCCCAAATTTTAATTGGACACCGCACCTTCAGAGTCGGAGAATTCGCAGAAGCCATCAGAACTCAATTGGAATATGGGTTAGGTGGATGGACAGAAGAAAAAGATGGTTGGTTTAGCGAACAAGGCATCTCTTGTGAGGTGCTGAGATTTGGTTCTAACGGCTGGCAAAAAGGAAAAGTGAGATTTACTCTGGAATTTTCTCCTGAAGATTCAGATGCACCACAGCCACCAGCTACGAGAGCGAGCCAGCCAGTACAAGTACAAGCACCGCCACCAGCAGCTATCGAAGAGGATGAGCTAGTCGCAGCACCGACAGCCTTTATTTATGAAGAAGAGGTCATCTTGGTAGAGGGGCCATTCGCTGAAGATGAGCTGGATTTGTCAGGGACACCAGTTTTCGCTGAAGATGAGCTGGATTTGGCAGAGACACCAGTTTTCGATGAGAATGAACTGGATTTGGCAGAGACACCAGTTTTCGATGAAAATGAACTGGATATGACAATTTCACCAGTTTTCGATGAGAATGAACTGGATTTGTCAGGGACACCAGTTTTCGATGAAAATGAGCTGGATATGACAATTTCACCAGTTTTCGATGAAAATGAACTGGATTTGTCAGGGATGACAGGAATGCAGGACGATGAGCTGGACTTTGCAGAATTATCCCAAAACAATGAGACGGAAGACAATGCAGCCGACTCGCTACTTGACGATGTGTGGCAAGACATGAACCAGGGTAATTGGCAAAATCAATAA
- the ccsB gene encoding c-type cytochrome biogenesis protein CcsB gives MNLVALQNGLDNISFAVLFVTMLIYWGGAAFNNIPYLPVLGTSGMAIANLCIAALLSARWLEAGYFPLSNLYESLFFLAWGITTIHLIAENMSKSRLVGVVTAPVAMGISAFAALTLPSSMQSAEPLVPALKSNWLMMHVSVMMLSYAALMVGSLLAIAFLVVSGGKNIELRGSSVGTGGFRSKDESDRPYRLQKASDLVLQPQGEASNSSSVNSVFESNGSAKTAVLDLANPQTSQKEVINDAAILSPQRLNLAETLDNISYRIIGLGFPLLTIGIIAGGVWANEAWGSYWSWDPKETWALITWLVFAAYLHARITKGWQGRRPAILAATGFVVVWVCYLGVNLLGKGLHSYGWFF, from the coding sequence ATGAACCTGGTTGCACTTCAGAATGGGTTGGATAATATCTCGTTTGCTGTCCTGTTTGTCACGATGCTGATTTACTGGGGAGGGGCAGCTTTTAATAACATTCCTTACCTACCAGTATTGGGAACATCGGGGATGGCGATCGCGAACCTTTGCATTGCTGCTTTACTGAGCGCACGTTGGCTGGAAGCTGGCTACTTCCCCTTAAGCAATCTTTATGAATCCCTATTTTTTCTGGCTTGGGGGATTACCACAATTCATCTAATTGCGGAAAATATGAGCAAGAGCCGCTTAGTGGGCGTTGTCACTGCACCAGTGGCAATGGGCATCAGCGCTTTTGCCGCCTTGACTTTGCCATCAAGTATGCAGTCGGCAGAACCGTTAGTTCCGGCGCTAAAATCTAATTGGCTGATGATGCACGTCAGCGTCATGATGCTCTCTTATGCAGCGCTGATGGTGGGTTCGCTGTTAGCGATCGCTTTCCTTGTCGTTAGTGGCGGGAAAAACATCGAACTTCGCGGCAGTTCCGTAGGAACTGGTGGATTTCGCAGTAAGGACGAAAGCGATCGCCCCTACCGTCTACAAAAAGCAAGCGATTTGGTACTTCAACCACAAGGGGAAGCTAGCAACTCATCTTCTGTCAACAGTGTTTTTGAAAGCAATGGCAGCGCCAAAACCGCCGTTCTCGATTTAGCCAACCCCCAAACCTCTCAAAAAGAGGTAATTAATGACGCTGCCATCCTGTCGCCGCAGCGCCTGAATCTCGCCGAAACCCTAGATAACATCAGTTACCGCATCATCGGCTTAGGATTTCCCCTGCTGACAATTGGGATTATCGCTGGTGGTGTTTGGGCAAATGAAGCTTGGGGGTCATACTGGAGTTGGGACCCCAAAGAAACCTGGGCGCTGATTACCTGGCTGGTATTTGCTGCCTACCTCCATGCCCGCATCACCAAAGGCTGGCAAGGGCGACGACCAGCAATTTTGGCAGCAACAGGATTTGTAGTAGTCTGGGTCTGCTATCTTGGGGTCAATCTGTTGGGCAAAGGACTCCACAGCTACGGTTGGTTCTTTTAA
- the clpP gene encoding ATP-dependent Clp endopeptidase proteolytic subunit ClpP — protein MIPTVIEQSGRGERAFDIYSRLLRERIIFLGQQVDSDLANLIVAQLLFLDAEDPEKDVYLYINSPGGSVTAGMGIFDTMNQIRPDVSTICVGLAASMGAFLLSAGAKGKRMSLPHSRIMIHQPLGGAQGQATDIEIQAKEILYHKRRLNEYLAQHTGQPIERIEEDTERDFFMSAEESKQYGLIDQVINRTPSAMSATN, from the coding sequence ATGATTCCTACCGTAATCGAACAATCAGGTCGCGGCGAACGCGCCTTTGATATCTACTCCCGGCTGCTGCGCGAACGCATCATCTTCTTGGGACAACAAGTTGACTCCGACCTCGCCAACTTAATCGTGGCTCAGCTGCTGTTTCTAGATGCCGAAGATCCGGAAAAAGATGTTTACCTCTACATCAACTCTCCCGGCGGTTCTGTCACCGCAGGCATGGGCATTTTTGACACGATGAATCAAATTCGCCCCGATGTCAGCACCATTTGCGTCGGTTTAGCTGCCAGTATGGGCGCTTTTCTCCTCAGTGCTGGTGCGAAAGGCAAGCGGATGAGTTTGCCCCATTCCCGGATTATGATCCACCAGCCACTAGGAGGCGCTCAAGGTCAAGCCACGGATATCGAAATCCAAGCTAAGGAAATCCTTTACCACAAGCGTCGCTTAAATGAGTATCTGGCTCAACATACAGGTCAGCCTATTGAACGGATCGAGGAAGATACGGAGCGGGACTTCTTCATGTCGGCTGAGGAATCAAAGCAGTACGGACTGATTGATCAGGTGATTAACCGCACTCCCTCGGCGATGAGCGCCACCAATTAA